The following are encoded together in the Thermomonas brevis genome:
- the murC gene encoding UDP-N-acetylmuramate--L-alanine ligase, translating into MSAHSLYLRQINDPAKALPRVHFVGIGGVGMSGIAEVMRTLGYQVSGSDNADNAVTKRLASLGIALHKGHASANVLEADCVVVSSAIREDNPELQEARAQRIPVVPRAEMLAELMRFKRGVAVAGTHGKTTTTSLTASVLAEGGLDPTFVIGGKLLAAGANARLGKGDWLVAEADESDGSFLRLNPTVAVITNIDADHLENYGGDFERVKDAFSEFLHRLPFYGLAVLCIDDEEVAQLARRTPRHVVTYGFAPEADVRAADVRQQGANMHFTLCLPDGSRTACTLALPGRHNVQNALAAAAIGWQLGVPNDAIARALESFQGIGRRFNQLATLKLAQGGEVALVDDYGHHPKELAAVFAAARGGWPDKRLVVAFQPHRYTRTRDLFDEFAAVLSGVDALLLTEVYPAGEAPIAGADAKSLARSIRTRGRVDPVVVNSAAELAGVLPGVLHDGDLLLLMGAGDIGAAAQQIARDGLQGESA; encoded by the coding sequence ATGAGCGCGCACAGCCTGTACCTGCGGCAGATCAACGACCCGGCCAAGGCGCTGCCGCGCGTGCATTTCGTCGGCATCGGCGGCGTCGGCATGAGCGGCATCGCGGAAGTGATGCGCACGCTGGGCTACCAGGTCAGCGGCTCCGACAATGCCGACAACGCGGTGACCAAGCGGCTGGCCTCGCTCGGCATCGCCCTCCACAAGGGCCACGCCTCGGCCAACGTGCTGGAGGCCGACTGCGTGGTGGTGTCCAGCGCGATCCGCGAGGACAACCCGGAACTGCAGGAAGCGCGCGCGCAGCGCATCCCGGTGGTGCCGCGCGCGGAGATGCTGGCCGAGCTGATGCGCTTCAAGCGCGGGGTGGCGGTGGCCGGCACCCACGGCAAGACCACCACCACCTCGCTGACCGCCAGCGTGCTGGCCGAGGGCGGGCTCGATCCGACCTTCGTGATCGGCGGCAAGCTGCTGGCCGCCGGCGCCAACGCGCGGCTCGGCAAGGGCGACTGGCTGGTGGCCGAGGCCGACGAGAGCGACGGCAGCTTCCTGCGCCTGAACCCGACGGTGGCGGTGATCACCAACATCGACGCCGACCATCTGGAGAACTACGGTGGCGACTTCGAGCGGGTCAAGGACGCGTTCTCCGAATTCCTGCACCGGCTGCCGTTCTACGGGCTGGCGGTGCTGTGCATCGACGACGAGGAAGTGGCGCAGCTGGCGCGCCGCACCCCGCGCCACGTGGTGACCTACGGCTTCGCGCCGGAGGCCGACGTGCGCGCCGCCGACGTGCGCCAGCAGGGCGCGAACATGCACTTCACCCTGTGCCTGCCGGACGGCAGCCGCACCGCCTGCACGCTGGCGCTGCCGGGCCGGCACAACGTGCAGAACGCGCTGGCCGCCGCCGCCATCGGCTGGCAGCTGGGCGTGCCGAACGACGCCATCGCGCGCGCGCTGGAAAGCTTCCAGGGCATCGGCCGCCGCTTCAACCAGCTCGCCACGCTGAAGCTGGCGCAGGGCGGCGAGGTGGCGCTGGTGGACGACTACGGTCACCACCCGAAGGAACTGGCCGCGGTGTTCGCCGCGGCGCGCGGCGGCTGGCCGGACAAACGGCTGGTGGTCGCGTTCCAGCCGCACCGCTACACCCGCACGCGCGACCTGTTCGACGAATTCGCGGCGGTGCTGTCCGGCGTGGACGCGCTGCTGCTGACCGAGGTCTATCCGGCCGGCGAAGCGCCGATCGCCGGCGCCGACGCCAAGTCGCTGGCGCGCAGCATCCGCACCCGCGGCCGGGTCGATCCGGTGGTGGTCAACAGCGCCGCCGAGCTGGCCGGCGTGCTGCCGGGCGTGCTGCACGACGGCGACCTGCTGCTGCTGATGGGCGCCGGCGACATCGGCGCGGCGGCGCAGCAGATCGCCCGCGACGGATTGCAGGGAGAAAGCGCATGA